A genomic segment from Torulaspora delbrueckii CBS 1146 chromosome 3, complete genome encodes:
- the MRPL38 gene encoding mitochondrial 54S ribosomal protein uL14m (similar to Saccharomyces cerevisiae MRPL38 (YKL170W); ancestral locus Anc_1.179) encodes MIYLKSMLKVIDNSGAQMAECIKVLKKGSPKSPARIGDRIVCVVQKAKPLAQNITGTSNTNRVKKGDIVHGIVVRAKQRNMYREDGSTVSFGDNACVLINKNTGEPLGTRIMANDGCVGRELREKGYNKICSLASRVV; translated from the coding sequence ATGATCTACCTTAAATCGATGCTAAAAGTCATCGACAACTCCGGAGCCCAAATGGCTGAGTGTATTAAAGTGCTGAAGAAAGGATCGCCTAAATCTCCAGCAAGAATTGGTGACAGAATAGTATGCGTTGTGCAGAAAGCCAAGCCTTTAGCTCAGAATATCACTGGTACTTCCAACACCAATCGGGTCAAGAAAGGTGACATTGTCCACGGTATTGTTGTGCGTGCTAAGCAAAGAAATATGTACAGAGAGGATGGATCCACCGTAAGTTTTGGTGATAATGCTTGCGTTTTGATTAACAAGAATACGGGAGAGCCTCTAGGGACAAGAATTATGGCCAATGATGGTTGTGTGGGCAGAGAGCTGAGGGAAAAGGGATACAACAAGATCTGCTCGCTAGCCAGTAGAGTCGTATGA
- the NNK1 gene encoding protein kinase NNK1 (similar to Saccharomyces cerevisiae YKL171W; ancestral locus Anc_1.178), producing the protein MSRSERSLVSGVDSKERSLRPSVTPLEDSGSQPGDDELYFEPKRLYRATQGASSKSSLVRVYSENESANFDQITGSRIYDDLKHRPIPITGKTLASTNGSERTLQAEPQRARKRRFSWNQQDSDMQDEYIPEFDFAEAVLKWQNEDGDSPAGMYHTLANNSANATPPKYIESITRFNTWGTDHESNSISPNSSYVFDSSHAQVDPIPLPNAANKVPMMDSMSATEVEKNITDGTAHSSELDRFKNMGFNSSFQARKLSRRKTSVGDSFNSASSSLTHLPDNAVSIISELKMTPEEVLELIGKLPHDFLFLPYSQRKKIIVDLIPNKDYKLLMSLIKSLMLKSSKSNTSLNKNSIPDIAPASVKSRHGSVASQFLSSFSPAGITSMANKNNFRPDDKGMQIMGYNLGKVIGFGAWGMIRECHDDITGADKAMKIVRFRNNLKVKKQVLKEVSIWQELKSDNILPLIQWKLDEDYAMYCLTERIHGGTLYDLVISWGEYGVSKIDFQSRCRLTILLSLQLISALRYMHGKDIAHGDVKLENCLLEKASRETEWRVLLCDFGMSCRFNLCKRSPMDDYVTDDSLVSPTDTDYMEILSSFKDKKTIRSRKAMDFHRSRSSTNMHYGNRLSKLQRIVKNKRLTHDDTPLGISSLPKTYGPSLTSARIANSSTPSLRNFASHATKLTPTMDMTSPHIDSNTSPANVGPDPHSHIGSLPYASPELLEPSPPPLGPSADIWALGVTLYTMLTGKLPFKHEYEPRMRAMITSGKFDRKSLEAICHVETNEHTGAGQELKSQPSFVGLYNAIVGCLKNKMNERWGLDKIEPALKNDLMKLSSFV; encoded by the coding sequence ATGTCTCGCAGTGAGCGGTCGCTGGTTTCGGGGGTCGACTCGAAGGAAAGGTCGCTACGGCCGTCGGTGACCCCACTGGAAGACAGTGGAAGCCAGCCCGGCGATGACGAGTTGTACTTCGAACCGAAACGTCTGTATCGTGCTACTCAGGGAGCGTCGTCGAAGTCTTCACTGGTAAGAGTTTATTCAGAGAATGAGAGTGCTAATTTTGATCAGATAACTGGTTCAAGGATTTACGATGACTTGAAACATCGACCTATACCTATCACGGGCAAGACTTTGGCCAGTACAAATGGCAGTGAGCGAACTCTGCAGGCAGAGCCGCAGCGTGCTAGAAAGAGAAGGTTCTCGTGGAATCAGCAGGATAGTGATATGCAAGATGAGTATATACCTGAGTTTGATTTCGCGGAAGCAGTATTGAAATGGCAAAATGAAGATGGTGATTCGCCAGCAGGAATGTATCATACTTTGGCTAACAATAGCGCCAATGCGACTCCGCCAAAATATATTGAATCTATCACAAGATTTAACACTTGGGGTACAGACCATGAATCTAACAGCATCAGCCCCAATAGTTCGTATGTGTTCGATTCATCGCATGCACAGGTGGATCCGATTCCTTTGCCCAACGCTGCAAATAAAGTGCCAATGATGGATTCTATGTCTGCGACTGAAGTCGAAAAGAATATCACAGATGGTACGGCTCATTCTAGCGAGCTTGATAGGTTCAAGAATATGGGGTTTAATAGCTCATTTCAGGCAAGAAAATTGTCCAGAAGGAAAACTTCTGTGGgtgattctttcaactcagCGTCTTCGTCATTGACTCATCTACCAGATAACGCCGTTTCCATCATATCCGAATTGAAAATGACTCCAGAAGAAGTATTAGAACTAATTGGCAAATTACCACACGATTTCCTGTTTTTACCTTattctcaaagaaagaaaataatCGTCGACTTGATACCCAACAAGGATTACAAGTTATTGATgtcattgatcaaaagtttAATGTTAAAGAGCTCGAAGAGTAACACTTCgttgaacaaaaattctATTCCCGATATCGCTCCTGCAAGCGTGAAGTCAAGGCATGGATCTGTCGCTTCCCAATTTCTAAGCTCCTTCTCACCAGCTGGAATTACTTCTATGGCTAATAAGAATAATTTCAGACCTGACGATAAAGGTATGCAAATTATGGGTTATAACCTGGGTAAAGTGATTGGGTTTGGAGCATGGGGTATGATAAGAGAATGCCACGATGACATAACGGGAGCAGACAAAGCTATGAAAATTGTACGGTTCCGTAATAATCTTAAAGTCAAGAAACAAGTCCTTAAAGAGGTCTCTATTTGGCAAGAGCTTAAAAGTGATAATATATTACCCCTCATACAGTGGAAACTGGACGAGGATTACGCAATGTACTGTCTGACCGAAAGAATTCATGGTGGTACTCTTTATGACCTGGTAATATCCTGGGGAGAATACGGAGTGTCAAAAATCGACTTCCAAAGTCGATGTCGGCTTACGATACTTTTATCATTACAATTAATTTCAGCGCTTAGATACATGCATGGAAAAGACATTGCACATGGTGATGTtaaattggaaaattgcTTACTCGAGAAGGCATCCAGGGAGACTGAATGGAGAGTTCTTCTCTGTGATTTTGGAATGAGTTGCAGGTTCAACCTTTGTAAGAGGTCACCTATGGATGATTATGTGACTGACGATTCTCTTGTAAGTCCCACTGATACCGATTACATGGAGATTTTGTCGTCATTCAAGGATAAAAAAACCATTCGCAGCAGGAAAGCTATGGATTTCCACAGATCACGATCCAGCACTAATATGCATTACGGAAACCGCCTAAGCAAATTACAACGAATTGTAAAAAATAAGAGACTAACTCACGATGACACCCCTCTTGGGATAAGCTCGTTGCCCAAGACTTACGGCCCATCATTAACCAGTGCGCGTATTGCTAATTCGAGCACACCATCCTTACGAAACTTCGCATCTCATGCTACAAAATTAACGCCAACGATGGATATGACCTCCCCACATATTGATTCTAATACATCTCCTGCTAATGTCGGGCCTGACCCACATTCTCACATTGGTTCGCTTCCATACGCCTCACCCGAGCTGTTGGAGCCATCTCCACCACCGTTGGGACCCTCAGCGGACATCTGGGCACTCGGAGTCACCCTCTACACGATGTTAACAGGGAAACTGCCGTTCAAGCATGAATACGAACCCCGTATGAGAGCCATGATAACTTCGGGCAAGTTTGATAGAAAGTCTCTGGAGGCCATATGTCATGTCGAAACAAATGAGCACACTGGCGCAGGTCAAGAATTAAAATCGCAACCCAGTTTTGTGGGCTTATACAATGCTATCGTTGGGTGCCTTAAGAACAAAATGAATGAGCGGTGGGGCTTGGATAAGATCGAACCAGCTCTCAAAAACgacttgatgaaattatcgTCTTTTGTATGA
- the QCR8 gene encoding ubiquinol--cytochrome-c reductase subunit 8 (similar to Saccharomyces cerevisiae QCR8 (YJL166W); ancestral locus Anc_1.177), with the protein MGGPPSAKTYMGWWGHMGSPAQKGITSYAVSPYAQKPLAGAAHNAVFNLFRRFKSQVLYLAIPAGIYWAWWVNSRDYNEYLYTKAGREELERVNV; encoded by the coding sequence ATGGGTGGACCTCCAAGCGCAAAGACTTATATGGGATGGTGGGGTCATATGGGCTCTCCAGCTCAAAAGGGTATTACCTCGTATGCCGTCTCTCCATATGCTCAAAAACCTTTGGCCGGTGCTGCACATAATGCTGTCTTCAACCTGTTTAGACGTTTCAAGAGCCAAGTTTTATATCTCGCCATCCCGGCCGGTATCTACTGGGCGTGGTGGGTTAACTCTAGAGACTACAATGAGTATCTGTACACCAAAGCTGGTAGAGAAGAGTTAGAAAGAGTTAACGTTTAG
- the ERG20 gene encoding bifunctional (2E,6E)-farnesyl diphosphate synthase/dimethylallyltranstransferase (similar to Saccharomyces cerevisiae ERG20 (YJL167W); ancestral locus Anc_1.176), with protein sequence MSKESNRAKFVAEFPELVKELKSVLTGYGMPAEAVKWYEDSLNYNTPGGKLNRGLSVVDTYAILKGYASVDDLPVEVYKKVALLGWCIELLQAYFLVADDMMDQSITRRGQPCWYRVKEVGDIAINDAFMLEGAIYVLLKKHFRQEPYYVDLIELFHDVTFQTELGQLLDLITAPEDKVDLSKFSLEKHSFIVTFKTAYYSFYLPVALAMYVAGISDPKDLQQAHDVLIPLGEYFQIQDDYLDCFGTAEQIGKIGTDIQDNKCSWVVNKALQLASPEQRKLLDENYGKKDAECEARCKKLFHDLDIQKHYQAYEEKVAQDLRAKIAQTDESRGFRAQVLTAFLNKVYKRSK encoded by the coding sequence ATGTCAAAAGAGAGTAACAGAGCCAAGTTTGTCGCCGAATTCCCAGAATTGGTCAAGGAATTGAAATCCGTCCTAACGGGCTATGGTATGCCTGCCGAGGCCGTTAAATGGTACGAGGATTCGTTGAACTATAACACCCCTGGTGGTAAATTGAACAGAGGTTTGTCTGTCGTTGACACCTATGCCATTCTCAAGGGTTATGCTTCTGTTGACGATTTGCCGGTCGAagtttacaagaaagtggCTCTTCTAGGTTGGTGTATTGAGCTTTTGCAAGCCTACTTTTTGGTGGCTGACGATATGATGGACCAGTCAATCACTAGAAGAGGTCAACCTTGCTGGTACCGTGTCAAGGAAGTCGGTGACATTGCGATTAACGATGCCTTCATGCTTGAGGGTGCAATCTACgttctgttgaagaaacatttCAGACAAGAGCCTTACTATGTGGATCTAATTGAATTGTTCCACGATGTTACTTTCCAAACCGAGCTAGGTCAATTGCTAGACTTGATCACTGCTCCCGAAGATAAAGTGGACCTCTCAAAGttttctttggagaaacaTTCCTTTATCGTTACTTTCAAGACTGCCTACTACTCCTTTTACTTGCCCGTTGCACTTGCGATGTACGTTGCAGGTATCAGCGACCCCAAGGACTTGCAACAGGCTCACGATGTGCTAATCCCATTGGGTGAgtactttcaaatccaGGACGACTATCTTGACTGTTTTGGTACCGCCGAGCAGATTGGTAAGATCGGTACCGATATCCAGGACAACAAGTGCTCTTGGGTGGTCAACAAAGCCCTACAACTGGCCTCTCCCGAGCAAAGAAAACTGCTCGATGAGAACTACGGTAAGAAGGATGCCGAATGCGAAGCCCGCTGCAAGAAGTTGTTCCACGACCTTGACATTCAAAAGCACTACCAGGCTTACGAGGAGAAGGTTGCTCAAGATCTAAGAGCGAAGATCGCCCAAACAGACGAGTCTCGTGGTTTCCGTGCTCAAGTGCTCACTGCCTTCCTCAACAAGGTCTACAAGAGAAGTAAGTAG
- the EBP2 gene encoding Ebp2p (similar to Saccharomyces cerevisiae EBP2 (YKL172W); ancestral locus Anc_1.175): MAKVIKVAVKKGEPTVVTSVEKTVDVDDNGSVATTEEYQSQALSKKDKRRLKKELAKIQAEKKEEKQEEEEEQEEDDEEEEEEEEQGLDLDRLARSDSEDDDEEDDDDEEDGDEEDDDGKDEEEKDEEEEDVPLSDVEFDSDADVVPHHKLTINNVKAMKHALARVQLPWKKHSFQEHQSVTSATNTDEGMRDIYDDTERELAFYKQSLSSVLEAREQLARLRVPFKRPLDYFAEMVKNDEHMDKIKNKLVVEASEKKARGDARKQRQLKKFGKQVQVATLQKRQLEKRETLDKIKSLKKKRKQSEINDGDFNVGIEEATEDNNRHKMNHKRAAKDAKYGSGGMKRFKRKNDADSSADVTGFSQRKMKGKSSRPGKSRRSKRF, encoded by the coding sequence ATGGCTAAGGTGATTAAAGTTGCTGTTAAGAAAGGAGAACCCACCGTGGTCACCAGTGTCGAAAAGACTGTTGACGTAGATGACAATGGATCGGTTGCCACGACAGAAGAGTATCAGAGCCAGGCTCTGTCAAAGAAGGACAAGAGACGTTTAAAGAAAGAGCTGGCTAAGATACAAgctgagaagaaggaggaGAAGcaggaagaggaagaagagcaggaagaagatgatgaagaagaagaagaggaagaagaacagggTTTGGACTTGGATAGACTGGCCAGAAGCGATtctgaagatgacgatgaggaagatgacgacgatgaagaagatggcgatgaagaagatgacgatggaAAGgacgaggaagaaaaggacgaggaggaggaagatgttCCACTGTCAGACGTGGAATTTGATTCCGATGCAGACGTTGTTCCTCACCACAAACTGACAATCAACAATGTCAAAGCTATGAAGCATGCTTTGGCGCGTGTTCAACTACCATGGAAGAAGCACTCTTTCCAGGAACATCAATCAGTGACCTCTGCTACAAACACAGACGAAGGCATGAGAGATATCTACGATGACACAGAAAGGGAGTTGGCATTCTACAAACAATCATTGAGCTCCGTCCTAGAGGCGCGTGAGCAATTGGCGAGACTAAGAGTTCCTTTCAAGAGACCACTAGACTATTTTGCTGAGATGGTAAAGAACGATGAACACATGGAcaaaatcaagaacaagCTTGTTGTAGAAGCCAGTGAAAAGAAGGCCCGTGGTGATGCAAGAAAGCAAAGAcaactgaagaagtttggtAAACAAGTTCAAGTAGCTACTCTACAGAAACgtcaattggaaaagagagAAACTTTGGATAAGATCAAGTccctgaagaagaagagaaagcagaGTGAGATAAATGACGGCGATTTCAATGTCGGTATCGAAGAGGCAACTGAAGATAACAACCGCCACAAGATGAATCACAAGAGGGCCGCTAAGGACGCTAAATATGGTAGTGGTGGTATGAAGAGATTCAAGAGGAAGAATGATGCAGACTCTTCGGCGGACGTCACAGGTTTTTCgcaaagaaagatgaaggGCAAATCCTCCAGACCAGGAAAGAGCAGACGTTCAAAGAGGTTCTAA
- the BDP1 gene encoding transcription factor TFIIIB subunit BDP1 (similar to Saccharomyces cerevisiae BDP1 (YNL039W); ancestral locus Anc_2.282) has translation MSSVVNKSGTRFFPKLRQRRLLSAAPKKTLTTVTDEGTKSTEDVSPTDEDTKVDEKDSQKEFQESENPEEDTGATAVQDEEDEEDGALSQIKPNPSQTSTQIPESQSVREGRRSSRLDSLGTNQTSAPIFRPAFNESGTGTTGKRLSTIAKPNLKKVRLRSVSEKDATLETLKKRRMSIRTSISKKSGSAHRISVVSRRTSPDADVHTATAIPNPNGKSDSVTELFQKTDSLYEKYTIKNLKEIPKHIQDTDSERYMVDEEAFTMADLCKPKLPIGEISENFTIAKQAGLLRFEKRRQRRELRRRAREEFKSVSSLNEEDQERELEERKKAAEKLLNTDVPESSGPQTAIQLRLNPDGTMVVDEESTVVDRHKNASYQNAHKLKVNENPFENLYNSGTYGKNIYTDPWNTEELVKFYKALSMWGTDFNLIAQLFPYRSRKQIKAKFINEERKHPVTVELALRSRLPPNFEQYCLDIRKDIGTVSAFHEKIQELQVEHEEHMRAIDNAKATAKEEDLQNVKTIKDSGKKTSGGFRTDQVRAYRKSEVVLGTIDDLKKHPAQEVEENS, from the coding sequence ATGAGCAGTGTGGTAAACAAGAGTGGTACACGGTTTTTTCCGAAACTGAGGCAGCGTAGGCTTCTTTCAGCTGCTCCAAAGAAGACTCTTACGACAGTTACTGACGAGGGAACAAAAAGTACAGAGGACGTCAGTCCCACTGATGAGGATACGAAAGTAGATGAGAAGGATTCTCAGAAGGAGTTCCAAGAATCTGAAAACCCCGAGGAGGATACAGGGGCTACTGCAGTTcaagatgaggaagatgaagaagatggggCATTATCACAAATTAAGCCGAATCCCTCGCAAACCAGTACACAAATTCCAGAAAGCCAAAGCGTCAGAGAAGGACGTCGTTCTAGTCGACTCGACTCTCTAGGTACTAATCAGACGAGTGCACCGATCTTCAGACCTGCTTTTAATGAATCAGGAACAGGAACCACTGGTAAAAGATTATCAACTATTGCAAAGCCAAACCTGAAAAAAGTTAGATTACGTAGCGTTTCCGAAAAGGATGCGACATTAGAAACCCTGAAGAAGCGCAGAATGTCCATCCGGACTTCGATCTCTAAGAAATCAGGGTCTGCCCACAGAATTAGTGTAGTTTCAAGGCGAACTTCCCCAGATGCAGATGTGCATACGGCTACTGCAATTCCAAACCCCAACGGTAAATCAGACTCCGTAACGGAGCTTTTCCAAAAGACAGATAGCCTCTATGAGAAATATACTATCAAAAACCTAAAAGAGATTCCGAAGCACATCCAGGATACAGATTCAGAGAGATACATGGTGGATGAAGAGGCTTTCACGATGGCAGATTTGTGTAAACCTAAACTACCGATTGGTGAAATATCAGAGAATTTTACGATTGCTAAACAAGCAGGTTTACTAAGATTCGAAAAGAGAAGACAACGCAGAGAGTTGAGACGAAGAGCTCGCGAAGAATTCAAGTCTGTGAGCTCGCTGAATGAGGAGGATCAGGAGAGGGAGCTAGAAGAACGGAAAAAGGCAGCAGAAAAGCTCCTCAACACTGACGTCCCAGAATCTAGTGGTCCTCAAACGGCTATTCAGTTACGTCTGAATCCCGATGGTACAATGGTGgtcgatgaagaatctaCTGTGGTTGATCGACATAAGAATGCAAGCTATCAGAATGCACACAAGTTGAAGGTCAATGAAAATCCCTTCGAAAACCTCTACAATTCTGGAACATACGGTAAGAATATTTACACGGATCCTTGGAATACCGAAGAACTGGTAAAGTTTTACAAGGCTTTGTCGATGTGGGGAACAGATTTCAATTTAATCGCACAATTGTTCCCATACCGATCGAGGAAACAGATCAAGGCAAAATTCataaatgaagaaagaaaacaTCCTGTAACGGTCGAATTGGCACTACGGTCTCGTTTGCCGCCTAACTTTGAACAGTACTGCCTTGATATACGAAAAGATATTGGCACTGTCTCGGCATTCCACGAAAAGATACAGGAACTGCAAGTGGAGCATGAAGAGCACATGAGAGCCATTGATAATGCTAAAGCAACagccaaagaagaggacTTGCAAAACGTAAAGACGATAAAGGATTCTGGAAAGAAGACATCTGGTGGGTTTAGGACCGATCAAGTTAGAGCATATCGTAAATCTGAGGTTGT